From Streptomyces durmitorensis, a single genomic window includes:
- the paaD gene encoding 1,2-phenylacetyl-CoA epoxidase subunit PaaD has protein sequence MVTTALEEELLALAGSVPDPELPVITLAELGVLRGVRVRGIGKVDVELTPTYTGCPAIEAMTADIEQVLHERGMSEVSVHTVLSPAWSTDDISAEGRRKLAEFGIAPPRPHSTDGPGSGSGPIPLTLSVRCPHCGSTDTELLSRFSSTACKALRRCVACREPFDHFKEL, from the coding sequence ATGGTGACCACCGCACTCGAGGAAGAGCTCCTGGCCCTCGCGGGCTCCGTGCCCGACCCGGAGCTGCCGGTCATCACGCTGGCCGAGCTCGGGGTCCTGCGCGGAGTGCGTGTCCGCGGCATCGGCAAGGTCGACGTCGAGCTGACCCCCACGTACACCGGCTGCCCGGCCATCGAGGCCATGACCGCCGACATCGAGCAGGTGCTGCACGAGCGCGGCATGTCGGAGGTCTCCGTGCACACCGTGCTCTCCCCCGCCTGGTCGACGGACGACATCAGCGCCGAAGGCCGCCGCAAACTGGCGGAGTTCGGCATCGCACCCCCGCGCCCGCACAGCACCGACGGACCCGGCAGCGGCAGCGGACCGATACCGCTCACCCTCTCCGTCCGCTGCCCGCACTGCGGCTCGACCGACACCGAACTGCTCAGCCGCTTCTCGTCGACGGCCTGCAAGGCCCTGCGCCGATGCGTCGCCTGCCGTGAACCGTTCGACCACTTCAAGGAGTTGTGA
- the paaC gene encoding 1,2-phenylacetyl-CoA epoxidase subunit PaaC, whose amino-acid sequence MTAPLTPTATASALALGDDALVLSHRLGEWAGHAPVLEEEVALANIALDLLGQARVLLSLAGDEDELAYLREERAFRNLQLVEQPNGDFAHTIARQLYFSTYQTLLYGQLASTDSTFAPLAAKAVKEVAYHQDHAEQWTLRLGDGTAESHERMERGIDALWRFTGEMFQPVEGLDGTDGSQGIDWQALHESWTASVTAVIEKATLTVPSGPQEGAWAAGAGRQGLHTESFGRMLAEMQHLHRSHPGASW is encoded by the coding sequence ATGACCGCGCCACTGACCCCGACGGCCACCGCCTCGGCCCTCGCCCTGGGCGACGACGCGCTGGTGCTCTCGCACCGGCTGGGGGAGTGGGCGGGCCACGCACCCGTCCTCGAAGAAGAGGTCGCCCTCGCGAACATCGCCCTCGACCTGCTCGGCCAGGCACGCGTCCTGCTCTCCCTGGCCGGGGACGAGGACGAACTGGCCTATCTGCGCGAGGAGCGGGCCTTCCGCAACCTCCAGCTGGTCGAGCAGCCGAACGGCGACTTCGCCCACACCATCGCCCGCCAGCTCTACTTCTCCACCTACCAAACCCTGCTGTACGGCCAGTTGGCGAGCACGGACAGCACCTTCGCCCCGCTGGCGGCGAAGGCGGTCAAGGAAGTCGCCTACCACCAGGACCACGCGGAGCAGTGGACGCTGCGGCTCGGGGACGGGACGGCGGAGAGCCATGAGCGCATGGAGCGCGGCATCGACGCGCTCTGGCGGTTCACCGGCGAAATGTTCCAGCCGGTGGAGGGCCTCGACGGCACGGACGGCTCCCAGGGCATCGACTGGCAGGCACTGCACGAGAGTTGGACCGCCTCGGTGACCGCCGTCATCGAGAAGGCGACCCTCACCGTGCCCTCTGGCCCCCAGGAAGGGGCCTGGGCCGCGGGCGCGGGACGCCAGGGGCTGCACACCGAGTCCTTCGGGCGGATGCTCGCCGAGATGCAGCACCTGCACCGCAGCCACCCGGGGGCATCATGGTGA
- a CDS encoding DUF5819 family protein, translating into MDANDNNANEPPLPSFNAVPSPAGGVAATPPADGVPPAPPPDGIPAAPPPRPPRAGIAALSPRYQVAAALALALITVTACVHVGMLFLHVAPANTMTKQHGQAVDDWIYPEFEQNWKLFAPNPMQQNIAVQARAEIRTGDGSTRTTGWHDLSARDGADIDGNLLPSHTQQNELRRAWDFYVAAHDAQNRPRGLRGQLSERYVRRIVVMRVEREEPMGQGAAVERVQVRSKTTNVPAPEWSDEKVAAKPVLRQLPWWPVTPDDMPLGKAQESEGDAR; encoded by the coding sequence ATGGACGCGAACGACAACAACGCGAACGAGCCGCCGCTCCCATCCTTCAACGCCGTCCCCTCACCCGCCGGCGGCGTCGCGGCAACCCCGCCCGCCGACGGCGTCCCGCCCGCCCCGCCGCCCGACGGCATCCCGGCCGCGCCCCCGCCCCGGCCGCCCCGCGCAGGCATCGCCGCCCTCTCCCCGCGCTACCAGGTCGCCGCCGCGCTGGCGCTGGCCCTCATCACCGTCACGGCCTGCGTCCACGTCGGGATGCTCTTCCTCCACGTCGCCCCCGCCAACACCATGACCAAGCAGCACGGGCAGGCCGTCGACGACTGGATCTATCCCGAGTTCGAGCAGAACTGGAAGCTCTTCGCGCCCAACCCGATGCAGCAGAACATCGCGGTGCAGGCCCGCGCCGAGATCCGTACGGGCGACGGAAGCACCCGGACCACCGGCTGGCACGACCTCTCCGCGCGCGACGGCGCCGACATCGACGGCAATCTGCTGCCCAGCCACACGCAACAGAACGAACTGCGCAGGGCCTGGGACTTCTACGTCGCCGCGCACGACGCGCAGAATCGTCCCCGCGGCCTGCGCGGACAGCTCTCGGAGCGCTACGTCCGCCGCATCGTCGTGATGCGCGTCGAGCGCGAGGAGCCCATGGGCCAAGGTGCCGCCGTCGAGCGCGTCCAGGTCCGCTCCAAGACCACGAACGTGCCCGCCCCCGAGTGGAGCGACGAGAAGGTCGCCGCCAAACCGGTGCTCCGCCAGTTGCCGTGGTGGCCGGTGACACCCGACGACATGCCACTGGGCAAGGCCCAGGAGTCCGAGGGGGACGCCCGATGA
- the paaE gene encoding 1,2-phenylacetyl-CoA epoxidase subunit PaaE, translating into MARFHQLRIAAVEQLTDDSVTLTFEVPPALREEYRYAPGQHLAIRRFVDGTEIRRTYSICAPAPHPERDSEPETLRVGVRFVEGGAFSTYALKEVAVGDELEVMTPAGRFTLEPAPGRYAAVVGGSGITPVLSIVTTLLEREPHATFCLIRSDRTAASTMFLEEVADLKDRWPDRFQLVTVLSREEQQSGLDSGRLDEERLATLLPALLPVEEVAGWFLCGPFGLVQGAEKTLRGLGVTRQRIHEEIFHVDDGLASPAPATTAAPAHSTVTVTLDGRSGTWPVQDGESLLDTVLRNRADAPYACKGGVCGTCRAFRVSGEVRMNRNFALEPEETEAGYVLACQSHPATDTVELDFDR; encoded by the coding sequence ATGGCACGCTTCCACCAGCTCCGGATAGCAGCGGTCGAGCAGCTCACCGACGACTCCGTGACACTGACCTTCGAGGTGCCACCCGCCCTGCGCGAGGAGTATCGCTACGCACCGGGCCAGCACCTCGCCATCCGCCGATTCGTCGACGGCACCGAGATCCGGCGTACGTACTCGATCTGCGCACCCGCACCCCACCCCGAACGCGACTCGGAACCAGAGACCCTGCGGGTCGGGGTGCGCTTCGTCGAAGGCGGCGCCTTCTCGACGTACGCCCTGAAGGAAGTCGCCGTCGGCGATGAGCTGGAGGTGATGACCCCGGCCGGACGCTTCACCCTGGAACCGGCACCCGGGCGCTATGCGGCGGTGGTCGGCGGCAGCGGGATCACACCGGTGCTCTCCATCGTCACGACGCTCCTGGAGCGCGAACCGCACGCCACGTTCTGTCTCATCCGGAGCGACCGCACCGCCGCGTCGACGATGTTCCTCGAGGAGGTCGCCGACCTCAAGGACCGCTGGCCGGACCGGTTCCAGCTGGTCACGGTGCTCTCCCGGGAAGAACAGCAGTCCGGGCTCGACTCCGGACGGCTCGACGAGGAGCGACTGGCCACACTGCTGCCGGCGCTGCTGCCCGTCGAGGAGGTGGCGGGCTGGTTCCTGTGCGGTCCGTTCGGACTGGTGCAGGGCGCGGAGAAGACACTGCGCGGCCTCGGCGTGACGCGTCAGCGCATCCACGAGGAGATATTCCACGTGGACGACGGCCTCGCATCCCCGGCGCCCGCCACCACGGCCGCCCCCGCGCACAGCACCGTGACGGTGACGCTCGACGGGCGCTCGGGCACCTGGCCCGTCCAGGACGGGGAGTCCCTGCTCGACACCGTGCTGCGCAACCGCGCGGACGCGCCGTACGCCTGCAAGGGCGGGGTGTGCGGGACCTGCCGGGCCTTCCGGGTCTCGGGCGAGGTGCGGATGAACCGCAACTTCGCGCTGGAGCCGGAGGAGACCGAGGCGGGGTATGTGCTGGCGTGCCAGTCGCATCCGGCCACGGACACGGTGGAGTTGGACTTCGACCGCTGA
- a CDS encoding acyl-CoA dehydrogenase family protein yields MDFTFTEEQQAAVEAAKALFASVAPDGVPSPALVPGAVDEDFDRALWAKLAGSDLLSLLLDPEHGGAGLDAIALCLVLRESAKKLARVPLLESSAAAYAVQTYGGKELKQRILPKAARGELVLTVAANGRSGHDPAELSVTARQDGDDWLLDGTQTAVPWAQNADIIVVPAHTSAGRTVLALIPREHAGLTLADQVSTSGERLGELGLNSVRIGGDDVIEADGAWDWLRDLLATGTCALALGLGEGVLSMTSEYTSKREQFGFPVATFQAVAVQAADRYIDLRAMEVTLWQAAWRISTGASGALPATGDVAVAKIWASDGVRRVVQTAQHLHGGFGSDTDYPLHRYHAWAKQLELSLGPAAAHEEALGDLLAAHPLG; encoded by the coding sequence GTGGACTTCACCTTCACCGAGGAACAGCAGGCGGCCGTCGAGGCGGCGAAGGCGCTCTTCGCCTCCGTCGCACCCGACGGCGTACCGAGCCCCGCCCTCGTACCGGGCGCCGTCGACGAGGACTTCGACCGCGCCCTGTGGGCCAAGCTCGCCGGATCCGACCTGCTCAGCCTGCTCCTCGACCCCGAGCACGGCGGTGCGGGTCTGGACGCCATCGCCCTCTGCCTGGTTCTGCGCGAGTCGGCGAAGAAGCTCGCCCGGGTCCCACTCCTGGAGAGCAGCGCGGCCGCCTACGCCGTACAGACCTACGGCGGCAAGGAGTTGAAGCAGCGGATCCTGCCGAAGGCCGCCCGCGGAGAACTCGTCCTGACCGTCGCGGCGAACGGCCGCAGCGGACACGACCCCGCCGAACTCTCCGTCACCGCACGGCAGGACGGCGACGACTGGCTGCTCGACGGCACACAGACAGCCGTGCCCTGGGCACAGAACGCCGACATCATCGTGGTGCCCGCCCACACATCCGCCGGACGGACCGTCCTCGCCCTCATCCCCCGCGAGCACGCGGGGCTCACACTCGCCGATCAGGTGTCCACGAGCGGTGAGCGCCTCGGCGAACTGGGCCTTAATTCCGTACGGATCGGCGGCGACGACGTCATCGAGGCCGACGGTGCCTGGGACTGGCTGCGCGATCTGCTCGCCACCGGGACCTGCGCCCTCGCGCTCGGCCTCGGCGAGGGCGTACTGAGCATGACCAGCGAATACACCAGCAAGCGCGAGCAGTTCGGCTTCCCCGTCGCCACCTTCCAGGCCGTCGCCGTGCAGGCCGCCGACCGCTACATCGACCTGCGCGCCATGGAGGTCACCCTCTGGCAGGCCGCCTGGCGCATCAGCACCGGCGCGAGCGGCGCCCTGCCCGCCACGGGAGATGTGGCCGTCGCCAAGATCTGGGCGTCGGACGGCGTACGCAGGGTGGTGCAGACGGCCCAGCATCTGCACGGCGGCTTCGGATCCGACACCGACTACCCCCTGCACCGGTACCACGCGTGGGCCAAGCAGCTGGAGCTGTCCCTGGGCCCGGCAGCGGCGCACGAGGAGGCACTGGGCGACCTGCTCGCCGCCCACCCGCTCGGCTGA
- a CDS encoding rhodanese-like domain-containing protein, which translates to MAFGSHVPTVGVNDLASGDFLLDVREDEEWQAGHAAGALHIPMSEFVSRYGELTEAAPQDGKVNVICRVGGRSAQVAMYLLQQGIDAVNVDGGMQSWEAAGRPVVDDKGQPGTVV; encoded by the coding sequence ATGGCTTTCGGATCACACGTGCCCACGGTCGGCGTCAACGACCTCGCGAGCGGCGACTTTCTCCTCGACGTCCGTGAGGACGAGGAATGGCAGGCGGGTCACGCCGCGGGTGCGCTGCACATCCCGATGAGCGAGTTCGTCTCCCGTTACGGCGAGCTGACCGAGGCCGCCCCGCAGGACGGCAAGGTCAATGTCATCTGCCGGGTCGGCGGACGTTCTGCGCAGGTGGCCATGTACCTCCTCCAGCAGGGCATCGACGCGGTGAACGTCGACGGCGGCATGCAGAGCTGGGAGGCCGCGGGCCGGCCCGTCGTCGACGACAAGGGTCAGCCGGGCACCGTGGTCTAG
- the paaA gene encoding 1,2-phenylacetyl-CoA epoxidase subunit PaaA: MATAAEHQTARSAPDQAAADAARTAAQQSAFDAAVAADERIEPRDWMPDAYRASLVRQIAQHAHSEIIGMQPEANWITRAPSLRRKAILMAKVQDEAGHGLYLYSAAETLGTSRDELLDKLHSGRQKYSSIFNYPTLTWADVGAIGWLVDGAAITNQVPLCRCSYGPYARAMVRVCKEESFHQRQGYESLLALSRGTEAQHAMAQDAVDRWWWPSLMMFGPPDDESSHSEQSMTWKIKRHSNDELRQRFVDICVPQAESLGLTLPDPDLVWNEERGQHDFGAIDWTEFWAVLKGNGPCNEQRITQRKSAHDEGAWVREAAAAFAAKHGEAKA, encoded by the coding sequence ATGGCGACAGCAGCCGAGCATCAGACGGCCCGGTCCGCACCGGACCAGGCAGCGGCCGACGCCGCACGCACAGCGGCGCAGCAATCCGCTTTCGACGCCGCCGTCGCAGCCGACGAGCGCATCGAGCCACGCGACTGGATGCCGGACGCCTATCGCGCCTCGCTCGTCAGGCAGATAGCGCAGCACGCCCACTCCGAGATCATCGGCATGCAGCCGGAGGCCAACTGGATCACGCGCGCCCCGTCCCTGCGGCGCAAGGCGATCCTGATGGCCAAGGTGCAGGACGAGGCCGGTCACGGCCTGTATCTGTACAGCGCGGCCGAAACCCTCGGCACCAGCCGCGACGAGCTCCTCGACAAGCTCCACTCGGGCCGCCAGAAGTACTCGTCGATCTTCAACTACCCCACGCTGACCTGGGCCGACGTCGGCGCGATCGGCTGGCTGGTGGACGGCGCCGCGATCACGAACCAGGTCCCGCTCTGCCGCTGTTCGTACGGCCCCTATGCCCGCGCCATGGTCCGCGTCTGCAAGGAGGAGTCGTTCCACCAGCGCCAGGGGTATGAATCGCTGCTCGCCCTCAGCCGGGGCACCGAGGCCCAGCACGCGATGGCACAGGACGCGGTGGACCGCTGGTGGTGGCCGTCCCTGATGATGTTCGGCCCGCCGGACGACGAGTCCTCGCACTCGGAGCAGTCGATGACCTGGAAGATCAAGCGCCACTCGAACGACGAGCTGCGCCAGCGCTTCGTGGACATCTGCGTCCCCCAGGCCGAGTCGCTCGGCCTCACGCTCCCCGACCCGGACCTCGTGTGGAACGAGGAGCGCGGGCAGCACGACTTCGGCGCCATCGACTGGACCGAGTTCTGGGCGGTCCTCAAGGGCAACGGCCCCTGCAACGAACAACGGATCACCCAGCGCAAGAGCGCGCACGACGAAGGCGCGTGGGTGCGCGAGGCAGCAGCGGCGTTCGCCGCCAAGCACGGGGAGGCGAAGGCATGA
- a CDS encoding DUF2252 domain-containing protein yields MAENDGARFGGAGLPQVKGFAEWPARGSAGSAGSVGSAGSAEARLSPKRDSPKKEGKALRARVSRASHECFAEDDGRPDPIEAVEESNRSRLPELTPIRMGRMATSPFAFLRGAAGLMAYDLARTPVTGIGAQICGDAHAANFGLYADARGGLVIDLNDFDETAHGPWEWDVKRLVASLVLAGREAGASEDVCREAAFDAVGAYRRTMRLLAKLPALDAWNAIADEELVSHTDARDLLGTLESVSEKARQNTSARFAAKSTERVEGEGGLVGRRFVDAPPVLRRIPDAEAAEVASALGEYVDTLSEDRLPLLARYAIQDVAFRVVGTGSVGLRSYVVLLLDHRGEPLVLQVKEARPSALLPHLPTAGFAVPEVAHEGHRVVLGQKRMQVVSDFLLGWTTVSGRAFQVRQFRNRKGSVDPAALAADQIDDYGRMTGALLARAHAHSADPRLIAGYVGKNDELDTAMASFAVAYANRTEADHTELVRAVKEGRVAAEAGV; encoded by the coding sequence ATGGCGGAGAACGACGGTGCACGATTCGGTGGTGCGGGGCTTCCTCAGGTGAAGGGGTTCGCGGAGTGGCCTGCGCGGGGCTCGGCGGGTTCCGCGGGTTCGGTGGGTTCCGCGGGCTCGGCGGAGGCGAGGCTTTCGCCGAAGAGGGACTCACCGAAGAAAGAGGGGAAGGCACTGCGGGCGCGCGTCAGCCGTGCGTCGCACGAGTGCTTCGCCGAGGACGACGGCCGCCCCGATCCGATCGAGGCCGTGGAGGAGTCCAACCGCAGCAGGCTCCCCGAGCTCACGCCGATCAGGATGGGCAGGATGGCCACGTCGCCCTTCGCCTTCCTGCGCGGGGCCGCCGGTCTGATGGCGTACGACCTCGCGCGGACCCCGGTGACGGGGATAGGCGCCCAGATATGCGGTGACGCGCACGCGGCGAACTTCGGTCTGTACGCGGACGCGCGGGGCGGCCTTGTCATCGACCTGAACGACTTCGACGAGACGGCGCACGGCCCATGGGAGTGGGACGTGAAGCGGCTCGTGGCCTCCCTCGTGCTCGCGGGGCGTGAGGCGGGGGCGAGCGAGGACGTCTGCAGGGAAGCGGCGTTCGACGCGGTGGGGGCGTATCGCCGCACGATGCGGCTGCTCGCGAAGCTTCCGGCGCTCGACGCGTGGAACGCCATCGCGGACGAGGAGTTGGTCTCGCACACGGACGCCCGGGACCTGCTCGGAACCCTGGAGAGCGTCTCCGAGAAGGCCCGGCAGAACACGAGCGCCCGGTTCGCCGCCAAGTCGACCGAGCGGGTCGAGGGCGAGGGTGGCCTCGTGGGGCGGCGCTTCGTCGACGCCCCGCCGGTGCTCCGGCGAATACCGGACGCGGAAGCGGCCGAGGTCGCCTCCGCGCTCGGGGAGTACGTGGACACGCTGTCCGAGGACCGACTGCCGCTGCTCGCGCGGTACGCGATCCAGGATGTGGCGTTCCGCGTCGTGGGCACGGGCAGCGTGGGCCTGCGGTCGTATGTCGTGCTGCTGCTCGACCACCGGGGCGAGCCGCTGGTGCTCCAGGTCAAGGAGGCACGCCCCTCCGCGCTGCTCCCGCATCTGCCCACGGCGGGCTTCGCGGTGCCTGAGGTCGCGCACGAGGGGCACCGGGTGGTGCTCGGACAGAAGCGGATGCAGGTGGTCAGCGACTTCCTGCTGGGGTGGACGACGGTCTCCGGGAGGGCCTTCCAGGTACGGCAGTTCAGGAACCGCAAGGGCAGCGTGGACCCGGCGGCGCTGGCCGCCGACCAGATCGACGACTACGGCCGGATGACCGGAGCCCTGCTGGCCCGCGCGCACGCGCACAGCGCCGACCCGCGGCTCATCGCGGGATACGTCGGCAAGAACGACGAGCTGGACACGGCGATGGCGTCGTTCGCGGTGGCGTACGCGAACCGCACGGAGGCGGACCACACGGAGCTGGTGCGTGCCGTCAAGGAGGGGCGGGTGGCGGCGGAGGCGGGGGTGTGA
- a CDS encoding HTTM domain-containing protein, with product MKRFGSVLGHGIERITASALGPYQTAVVRIGFAATWLLFLLRELPNRHELYGPDSPWSWDMAQQLIAENHAFTALMWSDGRIWFEALYALAVLSSVLLMLGWRTRTMSVLFMIGVLSLQNRSIFMGDGGDNVIHLMATYLVFTRCGQVWSLDARRAARARTAPVGRSADADLEKAAQPVDRVGPVLWWALGLGLSVVTFMGELSGGWLLVFWGLWLSHGLWWAVGRRAPDGEGHRLLDVIVKLAHNAALLVIMVEACLIYATAGWYKIQGSRWQDGTAIYYPLRLDYFSPWPALSDLLASHGLMVMLVTYGTVAVQVAFPFTLFNRRVKNVLLAAMICEHAVIAVILGLPFFSLAMIAADAVFLPTSFLRRVAGWTARARGALFARLSRGRTVPVQRGADEEPARESAEHARVGFPS from the coding sequence ATGAAGCGCTTCGGCTCCGTGCTCGGCCACGGCATCGAACGGATCACCGCATCCGCCCTCGGTCCCTACCAGACCGCCGTGGTCCGCATCGGGTTCGCCGCCACCTGGCTGCTCTTCCTACTGCGCGAACTCCCCAACCGCCACGAGCTGTACGGGCCCGACAGCCCGTGGAGCTGGGACATGGCCCAGCAGCTCATCGCGGAGAACCACGCCTTCACGGCCCTGATGTGGTCCGACGGGCGCATCTGGTTCGAGGCCCTCTACGCGCTCGCCGTCCTCAGCAGCGTCCTGCTGATGCTCGGCTGGCGCACCCGCACGATGTCCGTGCTCTTCATGATCGGCGTGCTCTCGCTGCAGAACCGCTCGATCTTCATGGGTGACGGCGGCGACAACGTCATCCACCTCATGGCCACCTACCTGGTGTTCACGCGCTGCGGCCAGGTCTGGTCGCTCGACGCCCGGCGCGCCGCACGCGCGCGTACAGCGCCGGTCGGCCGGTCGGCGGATGCGGATCTGGAGAAGGCGGCGCAGCCCGTCGACCGGGTCGGGCCCGTGCTGTGGTGGGCCCTTGGACTCGGCCTGTCCGTGGTGACGTTCATGGGGGAGCTCAGCGGCGGCTGGCTGCTGGTCTTCTGGGGGCTGTGGCTGTCGCACGGCCTGTGGTGGGCCGTCGGACGGCGTGCGCCCGACGGCGAGGGTCACAGGCTCCTCGACGTCATCGTGAAGCTCGCGCACAACGCCGCACTGCTGGTGATCATGGTCGAGGCGTGTCTGATCTACGCGACGGCCGGCTGGTACAAGATCCAGGGCAGCCGCTGGCAGGACGGCACGGCCATCTACTACCCGCTGCGCCTCGACTACTTCTCCCCCTGGCCCGCGCTCTCCGACCTGCTCGCCTCGCACGGCCTCATGGTGATGCTGGTGACGTACGGGACGGTCGCCGTGCAGGTCGCCTTCCCCTTCACCCTCTTCAACAGGCGGGTCAAGAACGTCCTGCTCGCCGCCATGATCTGCGAGCACGCGGTCATCGCGGTCATCCTCGGCCTGCCGTTCTTCTCGCTCGCGATGATCGCGGCCGACGCGGTGTTCCTGCCGACGTCGTTCCTGCGACGCGTCGCCGGCTGGACGGCACGCGCGCGTGGAGCGCTGTTCGCGCGGCTCTCACGCGGTCGTACGGTGCCGGTGCAGCGCGGGGCCGACGAGGAACCGGCCAGGGAATCCGCCGAGCACGCGCGCGTAGGCTTCCCTTCATGA
- a CDS encoding TrmH family RNA methyltransferase yields the protein MNGTYQPDPDDALRVWREVADTSVLLDGFHAIKHALRFGAPIPSALAGDKAAVLALADDLAPDVKDALDALLVQVPEGTLRALVPRLHPTGVAALAVRPSRAANLDALARMPRTAPVVVLDDPRNLGNAGAVIRLAAGFGATGVVTTGTLDPWHPTVVRGGAGLHFATAVERMDVSELPPGPVFALDAEGEDIRGLKLPDDAVLAFGSERSGLSAGLRERADHLVSLPMRPQVSSYNLATSVGMTLFHWSAGRPPGAEA from the coding sequence ATGAACGGGACGTACCAGCCTGATCCGGACGACGCGCTGCGTGTCTGGAGAGAGGTCGCCGACACCTCCGTGCTCCTCGACGGCTTCCACGCCATCAAGCACGCGCTGCGCTTCGGAGCGCCGATCCCCTCGGCGCTGGCCGGGGACAAGGCCGCGGTCCTCGCCCTCGCCGACGACCTCGCGCCCGATGTGAAGGACGCCCTCGACGCGCTCCTCGTCCAGGTCCCTGAGGGCACCCTGCGCGCCCTTGTGCCGCGTCTGCATCCCACGGGGGTGGCCGCCCTCGCGGTACGTCCGTCCCGTGCCGCCAACCTCGACGCGCTGGCCCGCATGCCGAGGACCGCGCCGGTCGTCGTCCTCGACGACCCCCGCAATCTGGGCAACGCCGGGGCCGTGATCCGGCTCGCCGCGGGATTCGGGGCGACGGGAGTCGTCACGACCGGCACGCTCGACCCCTGGCATCCCACGGTCGTACGCGGTGGCGCGGGCCTGCACTTCGCCACGGCCGTCGAGCGGATGGACGTCTCCGAGCTGCCGCCGGGGCCGGTGTTCGCGCTCGACGCGGAGGGTGAGGACATCCGCGGCCTCAAGCTGCCGGACGACGCCGTGCTGGCCTTCGGGTCCGAGCGCAGTGGTCTGTCCGCGGGGCTGCGGGAGCGCGCCGACCATTTGGTGTCGCTGCCGATGCGGCCCCAGGTCTCCAGCTACAACCTGGCCACCAGCGTCGGGATGACCCTCTTCCACTGGTCGGCGGGCAGGCCCCCGGGCGCGGAGGCCTGA
- the paaB gene encoding 1,2-phenylacetyl-CoA epoxidase subunit PaaB, giving the protein MSSSTDWPLWEVFVRSRRGLSHTHAGSLHAPDAEMALRNARDLYTRRSEGVSIWVVPSTQITASSPDEKDSFFEPAGDKPYRHPTFYDIPDGVKHL; this is encoded by the coding sequence ATGAGCAGCTCGACCGACTGGCCGCTGTGGGAGGTGTTCGTGCGCTCCCGCCGCGGGCTCTCCCACACCCACGCCGGCAGCCTGCACGCACCGGACGCGGAAATGGCCCTGCGCAACGCCCGCGATCTGTACACCCGCCGCAGCGAAGGCGTCTCCATCTGGGTCGTGCCGTCCACCCAGATCACCGCCTCCTCGCCCGACGAGAAGGACTCCTTCTTCGAACCGGCGGGCGACAAGCCCTACCGCCACCCCACCTTCTACGACATCCCGGACGGGGTGAAGCACCTATGA